The following is a genomic window from Chlorocebus sabaeus isolate Y175 chromosome 24, mChlSab1.0.hap1, whole genome shotgun sequence.
ACACTAATAGGGGACAAGGATCTATCCCTCCTCAATTCCCCTGCCCCTGTCACTTGCTTTCCAGActagagaaatgcagatttttagaaaaatgaccAATCGTCTTTTATTGGGGGCCTGAGGGCAAGTCATGTGCAAAGAGACACACAGGAGTTTATAAATAGTCCTGCAGAGGTCAAATTTCTCTGGGTggggccaggccctgtggctcagcattttgtgaggcgaggctgaggctggtggatcacttgaggtcaggagttcgagaccagcctggccaacatggtaaaaccctgtctctactaaaaatacaaaaaattagccaggcgtggtggcacatgcctgtaatcccagccacttgggaggctgagacaggagaatacttgaacctgggaggaggaggttgcagtgagccgagattgcaccactgcactccagcctgggcaacagatcaaggctccatctcaataaaaataaaaataaaaataaattatctgggtGGAATGACACTGTCCACTCTGCCTTACATTAGAATGTTCCAGATGTCCCTGCAGGCTCATTGCAGAGGACACCATCCAAGAACATCGACTATTGGGAAGCAGGGGGTGCAAGCCAGGCAAGGTCCTCCCACCCTGGAATTCTAAGCGGGAGGTACATTAATAGCCATTGCAAGATTCATTTGAAATTAACATAAAGGCTTCTTTGAATATTTCTCATAAGAACAGTTAATGAAAACATTTCCAATCACGGTACAAGACTCACTTGGGCAAAGATGATGTCTCCTCTTTATTTCTTACAAGCTATAGGTTGTTAAAGTATTTAACCTTTCAGAACCttaacttcctcatctgtaaaatggtgaaaaCATTCCCCAACTCTTAAGAGTTcttgaaaggtaaaataaaataatgtatataaatcttGAAGTATTGGGTCTGACACAGTATCAatcataatatttttttaaaaattgtgttgaaGGATTCCCTTATGCCCGGTGCCATTCTATGTAAGTTGGGGGTCTTTAACGTCCACAGCCACCCTGGGAAACAGATACTATGACCATGCCTATTTTAGTTACGGAAGGTGCGGGGTCAGAGGGGTTacgtaacttgcccaaggtcacaaaatgAAGTCTGGATAAAAACCACGGCAATCTTGCCTCCTGAGGCAGACCCGGCCTCCAAAATACTGCCTCTTTCTTTTGTCTAGGGATACCTCTTATTAAAAAGGCAGTAATGGGGTGGTCACTCATATTTCATAGGTATCATTTTGCCTGCTACCCGCTCCAGGAGTCATTTTTACCTTGCAAATCTGCAAGCTGTGAAAAAACATACTGCTTCTTCTAAAACACTGTTACTTTTCACGTGCTGTGTCCCAAAGCCAGGATGCACAACCTTTCTCTGGAGGGATCTTGCACCAAATACCCGAGGTAGCCCAAGAGAAAGAACAAGTCCCTGCAGCCGGCTGTTGCCGGAAGCCAAGCTGGAAAGCTCTCTAAGCCTTAGCTTTAAGTCTATAAAATGGTAAACCGAAGACATTTGAAAGCCATTCCTGCTGGCCCTTAGCCTCCACTTCCATCCCCACGACGGCCTGGGGAACCATACAGACGGCAGGCTCTTGTCTTCATCCCTGGCCCAGGCGCTTATCCGCACTGGGGGCGGGGGCTTCTCCAATCCTTCATAAACTGCCCACCAGCGCACTGGGCGCGTTCCCGGGAGCTCCCTTCTCCGCCCAGTTGGTGCAGAGGGAAGACAGTCTGGGGAAGAAGCAGGAGGTGTCGGTACCGCCACCTGGAAGTGACCCCACCAGCGGTGCCCTCTTAGACAAGGCTGGCCTTGAGTGTATCACGTGCGGCCCTGGTCACTCCAGATGCCCAGGGAGAAGCGCAGCGCAGCAGGACAGCGCCTGGTCCCGGCCAGCTCTAGGGCGCACAGCTCAGAAATGTCAGAGCAGAAACGCTtgccctgggggaaggggcaactCGCATGTGGAGCTAGGCAGCTGGAGCATCTGCGGAAGATCCAGGAAAGCGCTGGGGGAGCTGGCATGCCCGCTGCCTAATTTTCCCGTGGGCCTGCCGCCTTAGGTTTCTCAGGAGCAGGGCTGAGCAGCTTGGAGCGGTGGGCTCTGTGGGAGCTCCAGGACTCCCCTAGCTCTCACCTCTCCCTCATCAGCGAGGGAAGGAGTGCTCCTTCTGCCTGCGGAAGAGGGAAGTGAGGGACCCAGGCTGCCCCTCTCAACTGCAATGTACCTCCTCCCCACTCTGGCCCGGCAACGCTACTCTCCAACCCTTCCTAGACATAAGGTTTCATTTTAAACCAGGACACCCATGCTGTGACTGTTACCCAGAGtttcatttcttgtttgtttgtttgttttggtagatCAGAGCTGCTCAATTTTTTCCTCCGGAGGTTACGGACTACATAGATTTCTTTTCTTGGCTCCAGATtgatggtggtgggtgggggggggggggggtatgAAATACAGAATGTGGCCCGTCTACATCGCCATCACTTTATTGTACTGTCACCCTTAATTTAACTATAAATACTACGGTGGGGGCTAGTCGCGGGCGGCGTCGGGCTGCTGGGCTGTGGGTCCCGGCGCGCCCTGACCCGAGGCGCCGACTCTCCCGGCTCTGTACACTATTTACAGCTCTTCGTTCCTCTTTCTCGACCCCCTCCCGCAAGGCAGCGCGTGTGCAAGAAAGTAGCATCGTCTGTCTGTGCAAGTCCTTCGAGTTAGGTAAGTAATACGAGCAAGTGTCCCGCGGCCGTCAGCTGTCCGAGTCCAAATCGCTTTtaccttcctcttccctcttctccgGTGATGCCttcgacgacgacgacgacgtcTTGTTCCACTTCTCCGCGTTCTCCGACTCCTCCGATGAGGACCGCTTCTGCCGCCTCCATTTGGCGCGGCGGTTCTTAAACCAGACCTGTTGCGCAACGGAGGACAAAACATTTCAGATCAAAGGCGCGCTTCCCCCAGTCCCGGGGCACCCGGGTAGCTCGGTGTGGCGGCGGGACACCCCGCGCAGGCCAACAAAAGGAGGGGAGCCGCTCGCTCCCGCTTCCGCGTTTTCATTCAACTTCCTGGGCCTAAACCGCCCTCCAGCAGCCTGCGGGCCGCCATCGGGATGTTTTTAAAGTGCGGGGAGAGCCAAGCAGGGCTGGGCAAACCCGGCTGGGGCCCCACCTCGCGGGGAAAGACCGCTAGGCGCCCGCGGCAGGCCCCGGCGCCTACCTCCACTTTCTCCTCGCGGAGGTGCACTTTCCGGGCCAGCTGCTCGCGCGTGCCCACGTCCGGGTACTTGGTCTCCTGGAAGAGGTTCTCGAGCGCTTCGAGCTGCTCGTCAGTGAAGATGGTGCGGTGTCGCCGCTTCCGCCGGCAGTGCAGCTGGTTGAGAAGCTGCAGCTCGGTGCGCGACAGCGTGCCCACGTTCATGTAGGGCAGCATCTGGTGCGGTACAGGGGACACCAGCACCGAGCCGGGGCCCTCGTAGCCTGCGACAGAGTGGGGCGCACGGTCAGCCGCCCGCCCTCGCCACCGCACGCATGCACGCCCGCCAGCCCCCGACCCTCTTCCACTTAGAAGTAGTCTGCAAGGGGGTGCTGAGAACTGGGGGTGCACGGGAATCAGGGGTGCAGGGAAAAGGAGCGTGTTAGAGCGTCCATCCGCACACCCCCCAAAgtcagagaattaaaaaaaaaaacccaatctCCCCGGGCAGGCACTGAATTCCAGTTTTCGCGAACTCTGGCCAAAAGTTTGCAGCAAGAAGTTTGCAAACTCCTGCGCCCGATCGGCAAAAGCGGAGGGGGGACTTGCAGGAGGAGCAAAGTTTGAAGAAGGTGAATTAACCAACTGGCCCCAAGGGCTAAGGACCGCGGTGGGCGGCAAAGGCCGGAGCGAGCGCGACCCTACCTGGGGGCGTCGGGACGCAGGAGCACTGCTGGGCGCCCAGCGGCGGCACGGCCCCGCAGCAGGCCGGGCCCACGGGCGCCGCCTGCACGTGCAGCTGCCCGTAGAAGTAGTTGTTGTAGCCGAGGCGGGAGCCGCTGACCGCGGCCGGGAGGCCCGCGCCGCCGGGGGCCACGGGGCGCGGGTAGAAGGCGCCATAGTCCGAGGAGGCGCCGCCGCTGGCGCCGTAGAGCGAGTCCCCGTGCAGGGCCGGGAAGACGACGGGAGCCGCAGCGCTGGGCGCCACCGGCAGCACCGAGTCCTTGCAGCGCGGCCGGGCGGCCAGGATGTTGTCGATGCTGAACATGCTGGCGGGCATCCCCGAGCCCCGCGCCGGGACCGGGGGGCGGCGGGAACGTGCCGAGGACAGAGCCTTAAAGTGGGGGGGTCCACTCTCCTCTAGCTGCCGACCAAACCGAAAGAGAGCGCCGGCGAGCGCGCAGCCCtgcgcccctccccgccccctgcgtccgctctccctcctcccgcccTCCCCTAGCCTCAGCGTTCGCTGAACTCAACCCGCGGGTAGGACGGAGCTCAGACCAGCTGAATCTCTTGTTGGTTTTATACTGAGTCGACGTCATCCTGGATTTAGTTCCTGGTAATATGCAGATGACAAACAGAACCAGATTTggccctttcttttcctttgggtgggggtagggggttaGGGGGAGGGGGAGTGATGCCAAGGGGAGGGGGTTACAAGGCCTGAAAAGAGATTGTGGATTGCGAATTAATGAAATTAACCTAATCTTTTCCATTCGGCAGCCGGGCAGAGGAGCCGGCCGAGCTGGGCGGGCGGCCTAATTGCCTTGGTTAATCTCATTAATACCATTGTGCCGCCGCAATTAACAACTCCCTCCGCCCGacctctccacccccaccctttTTTCTCAGATTGGGTCCTATTATTGGGTGCGATTTCCTCT
Proteins encoded in this region:
- the GSC gene encoding homeobox protein goosecoid is translated as MPASMFSIDNILAARPRCKDSVLPVAPSAAAPVVFPALHGDSLYGASGGASSDYGAFYPRPVAPGGAGLPAAVSGSRLGYNNYFYGQLHVQAAPVGPACCGAVPPLGAQQCSCVPTPPGYEGPGSVLVSPVPHQMLPYMNVGTLSRTELQLLNQLHCRRKRRHRTIFTDEQLEALENLFQETKYPDVGTREQLARKVHLREEKVEVWFKNRRAKWRRQKRSSSEESENAEKWNKTSSSSSKASPEKREEEGKSDLDSDS